A genomic window from Gossypium hirsutum isolate 1008001.06 chromosome D10, Gossypium_hirsutum_v2.1, whole genome shotgun sequence includes:
- the LOC121222012 gene encoding probable disease resistance protein At4g27220 — MSTELRSRKKLKRDVQIWLEDVQRIDGEIQSLDGIIGKSSAITRGFRAEDVLKMLKELEEHIQKGKFHEGLVVDNPQWIGQVLSVTALSGEAAQAYIEEIWLYLMDDEVQKIGFCGMGGVGKTSIMKLINNQILKETWNFNSVIWITVSKEMSTAKLQKDIAIKIGVTFSGDEDETTKAGMLFETLSRKSRFLMILDDLWDRIFLDKVGIPEPSAGSKIVLTTRSFDVCRQVGCCRVVKINPLAEEEAWNLFLEKVGRVVLNIPNLEPIAKSIAKHCAGLPFAIITVASCMKGIDDLYKWRNALKELSLYVKSVNGLEDDVFQQLRFSYDRLKDLKLQHCFLSCALYPEDFRIKEEDLIQLWIALWRKWMVGRQSLTGVVR, encoded by the coding sequence ATGAGCACGGAGCTGAGGTCTAGAAAGAAACTTAAGAGAGACGTCCAGATATGGTTGGAAGATGTTCAAAGAATCGACGGTGAAATTCAAAGCCTTGATGGAATAATTGGAAAAAGCAGTGCTATTACACGTGGATTTCGTGCAGAAGATGTTTTAAAGATGCTAAAGGAACTGGAAGAACATATTCAAAAAGGTAAGTTTCATGAAGGTTTGGTTGTTGACAATCCCCAATGGATTGGACAAGTTTTATCTGTAACAGCTTTATCAGGTGAAGCTGCACAGGCCTATATAGAAGAAATTTGGCTGTACTTGATGGATGATGAGGTTCAAAAGATAGGGTTTTGCGGGATGGGAGGAGTGGGGAAAACAAGCATTATGAAGCTTATAAACAATCAGATATTAAAGGAGACGTGGAACTTCAATAGTGTGATTTGGATCACTGTATCAAAGGAAATGAGTACTGCCAAATTACAAAAAGACATTGCAATTAAAATTGGAGTAACTTTTTCTGGTGATGAAGATGAAACAACAAAGGCAGGGATGTTGTTTGAAACATTGTCTCGAAAAAGTAGGTTTTTGATGATCTTGGATGACCTATGGGACAGGATTTTCCTTGACAAGGTAGGAATCCCTGAGCCATCTGCTGGGAGTAAAATAGTGCTAACAACACGATCATTTGATGTGTGTCGACAAGTGGGTTGTTGTAGAGTAGTTAAAATAAATCCCTTAGCGGAAGAAGAGGCATGGAACTTGTTCTTGGAGAAAGTGGGTCGAGTTGTTCTAAATATTCCAAATTTGGAACCCATTGCAAAATCAATTGCTAAGCATTGTGCAGGTTTGCCCTTCGCAATAATTACCGTAGCTTCTTGTATGAAGGGCATTGATGACCTTTACAAATGGAGGAATGCACTAAAGGAATTAAGTTTATACGTTAAAAGTGTTAATGGATTGGAAGATGATGTTTTCCAGCAGTTGCGATTTAGTTATGATCGTTTGAAGGATCTAAAACTCCAACATTGTTTCCTCAGTTGCGCATTATATCCCGAGGATTTCAGAATCAAGGAGGAGGATCTTATTCAACTTTGGATTGCTTTGTGGAGGAAATGGATGGTAGGCAGGCAGAGTTTGACAGGGGTAGTACGATAA
- the LOC107929730 gene encoding probable disease resistance protein At4g27220 encodes MGNERCVKMHDLVRDMALRITTGTPRVLVEAGVRLMEPPNVQEWNKDLEKVSLMENWGLQLPYPLQMSPPKCPILTTFLLSNCRITSIPEGFFKHMHALKILDLSKNPIMSLPISIANLKNLTALLLGECQNLEKEPSLSKLKFLKELDLHATNIKQVPNGMENLSRLKYLNLNHVELDEIPIGIVSNLSLLQNLIIGEMLIRGEELHGLKKLEILKVTFYDLQSFNIYVQSLHYQEEPREYVIHVGKMGCRNAIYSRKYIELCGCDFYINQIMLPPNIEELCIEECYLHCREEDLLFSKLIKVPLPTFASLKFLYIHRCKNIKKLFSANCVPANLQGLWVTECDELEEIIAS; translated from the coding sequence ATGGGAAATGAGAGATGTGTTAAAATGCATGATCTTGTAAGGGATATGGCATTACGCATAACAACTGGAACACCTCGAGTCTTGGTAGAAGCTGGTGTGAGATTAATGGAGCCACCAAATGTGCAGGAATGGAACAAGGACCTGGAGAAGGTTTCATTGATGGAGAATTGGGGGTTACAACTTCCTTATCCTTTGCAAATGTCACCACCAAAGTGTCCGATCCTTACAACATTTTTATTGTCTAATTGTCGTATAACGAGTATTCCAGAAGGCTTCTTCAAGCATATGCATGCACTTAAGATTCTTGATCTTTCTAAAAATCCTATCATGAGCCTCCCAATTTCCATAGCAAATTTGAAGAATCTCACTGCATTGTTACTTGGTGAATGTCAAAATTTAGAGAAGGAGCCATCGTTGTCAAAACTTAAGTTTTTAAAGGAGTTGGATCTTCACGCAACAAATATCAAACAAGTACCTAATGGGATGGAAAACTTGTCAAGACTAAAATACCTAAATCTGAATCATGTTGAGCTAGATGAGATCCCTATTGGAATAGTATCAAACCTCTCTTTGCTTCAAAACTTGATTATTGGTGAAATGTTGATAAGGGGAGAAGAGTTGCATGGATTGAAGAAGCTGGAAATCCTTAAAGTTACATTTTACGATTTGCAAAGCTTCAATATATATGTGCAATCTTTACACTATCAAGAAGAGCCTCGTGAATATGTGATCCATGTGGGTAAAATGGGATGTCGAAATGCAATTTATTCGAGAAAATATATCGAGTTATGTGGTTGTGATTTCTATATCAATCAGATTATGCTTCCACCTAACATTGAGGAATTGTGTATTGAAGAGTGTTATCTCCATTGCAGAGAAGAAGACTTGCTTTTTTCCAAGTTGATTAAGGTCCCACTTCCCACTTTTGCTTCtcttaaatttctttatattcaccgttgtaaaaatataaaaaagttgttCTCTGCAAACTGCGTGCCGGCAAATCTACAAGGGCTTTGGGTTACAGAGTGTGATGAACTAGAGGAAATAATAGCATCATGA